One Plasmodium gaboni strain SY75 chromosome 1, whole genome shotgun sequence DNA segment encodes these proteins:
- a CDS encoding putative ATP-dependent RNA helicase, which yields MYVSFFSLNFCFYVTFYFLLITLFTRNCLCFVSNEREESYNIILTKERKKNKPNKTKYFLYNFFKKKKINVNPYYKTIPILPPRAYLPYCQNIKDKNNKINIKLKDKNNKYDYYHNKNVSKYNNIKIQNDDVTTNNNQKNMSSLLSKKKKKKKKKPTFSKKEMLRIKKKNDKFKFLNKKIKKIYKTKDTHIKHFKDNIKGNSLKNDKENIFLIDKQSSDNNYKSNIEQQYQDNNHSYDEKKKKKKKKFHKFKRNKKQENILNMFENNLNYSIDKLNKKTKKYEIFKQNENIKNDVLQNEILNKILSKETTSKNIINNNKKNKNLNKQNKNLNKQNNNVNKQNNNVNKQNKNLNKKNNNVNKQNKNLNKQISNNKIYNKKDIRQNTIEIPINNSKNKKNISNNINNYTHEEKFNINCEHGNNKIKHYIDDITNQYNQHKITPLSTNINENQKNNHQTHNSYNDHQYINTKNITNDHKNFITKNFITTNSQVNNNNQPIPNIQEIFKVSKSIDNFRRQIQIKNNAENNTDAIKKRLQQYDSIIDFNANKNIIITEDVTEKEKEKKKKKKLNYTFYDVGIYDNFINIYLKYNDINYTTDHQAKYIPMILFFLNNVNVDLYNCYKKRMTCDHNNIVNQNSNIISEQKNKLLSTYNMSNVFSPDQMVINKKMDQQQKDTSCSINNVYDDDNNNNNNNNDFIIENNPLVNSNSSIKDNTLHSRQNHDVSNKIKYLKEDHIKDNENNYIDVHADDKEKTSNVKQILYVNKYNDKLKKLIRTFFLHCPTGTGKTFIYLLPLFQEISNFNFLQYEKNQIQKNKSYDENNLFHKHKFFYANKNINEQLTSFVCVNKTEEQAFINYNMERMKHIFNYLINQNKKSNLKTENKANDSLKNEKTYNFDEKKKKKKKKKDILLITYNKELAVQIYELYKDIINSFYKSYDASFFKNNNSIIYPSSIQKDVHMLIEKININFKAKLNMNVHLLIGGNNIKYQLKSLKKKTKNNNNNNNNNINNNNIDEHNINDKHTNEQHIQSSFYDEENINIYIGTPGRLHKLIHEKKIIKLNNISTVIFDEYDFFFNSMKVKNNHKNKENVVELENQFFAKLLKSIYLKNKEEDVQKKKIIKDTNNIQQYKNNISVVNVICCSATSAIYPYLTYTKHIITTNFLNNLYSEFINDKYITDQNHKERKQIQNEHVTTSDTSITKKKKEILNNENNNNNNNDDNYSCSSSSSSSGDGDDDLHLNHQKNNDTKQTNNSFINYKREQIMLNDLFKINSIVNMPKNLIHLNYCYDKKNKERNNNATSNFLRVLFSNPLNKNVLVFCNTKKKVLDLWSLFRNRFDVDIQTIFSQKDKGKKKIFKDINYANFFKNDLIDYKNLKKYVNFLFISTNLLYRGINCMGFTTIINYDMPFDTTEYVHRCGRIGRINNKGAIINIFEKKMKRNYNKEIFNKLNIKTYDIDCYMNNMFTFKEKIKR from the exons ATGTATGTTTCTTTCTTCTCGTtaaatttttgtttttatgttactttttattttcttttgaTTACATTATTTACAAGAAATTGCTTATGTTTTGTTTCAAATGAAAGAGAAGAATCATACaacataatattaacaaaagaaagaaaaaaaaataaaccaaacaaaacaaaatacttcctttataatttttttaaaaaaaaaaaaataaatgttaATCCATATTATAAAACCATTCCAATATTACCCCCCAGAGCTTACTTACCCTATTGTCAAAATATCAAGGATAAgaataacaaaataaatataaaactaaaagacaaaaataataaatatgattattatcataataaaaatgtatcaaaatataataatataaaaattcaaaatgatgatgtaactacaaataataatcagAAGAACATGTCCAGTTTATtatccaaaaaaaaaaaaaaaaaaaaaaaaaaaccaaccttttcaaaaaaagaaatgttaagaataaaaaaaaaaaatgataagttcaaatttttaaacaaaaaaataaaaaaaatatataaaacaaagGATACACATATTAAACATtttaaagataatataaaaggTAATTCActtaaaaatgataaagaaaatatttttcttatagATAAACAATCaagtgataataattataaaagtaatataGAACAACAATATCAAGACAATAATCATTcatatgatgaaaaaaaaaaaaaaaaaaaaaaaaaatttcacaaatttaaaagaaataaaaaacaagaaaatatattaaatatgtttgaaaacaatttaaattattcaatagataaattaaataaaaaaacaaaaaaatatgaaatatttaaacaaaacgaaaatattaaaaatgatgtACTACAAAATGAAATTCTAAACAAAATTCTTTCAAAAGAGACAAcatcaaaaaatattataaataataacaaaaaaaataaaaatcttaacaaacaaaataaaaatcttaacaaacaaaataataatgttaacaaacaaaataataatgttaacaaacaaaataaaaatcttaacaaaaaaaataataatgttaacaaacaaaataaaaatctTAACAAACAAatttcaaataataaaatatataataagaaagATATAAGGCAAAACACAATAGAAATACCTATAAACAatagtaaaaataaaaaaaatatatcgaataatataaataattacacacatgaagaaaaatttaatattaattgtGAACATGGAAACAACAAAATTAAACATTACATCGATGATATAACAAATCAATATAATCAACACAAGATTACACCACTTTcaacaaatataaatgaaaatcaaaaaaataatcatcAAACTCATAATTCTTATAATGATCatcaatatattaatactaaaaatattacaaacgatcataaaaattttataacaaaaaattttataacaACAAATTCTCAagttaataataataatcaacCCATTCCAAACATACAAGAAATTTTTAAAGTTTCGAAATCTATTGATAATTTTAGAAGAcaaatacaaataaaaaataatgcagaaaataatacagatgcaataaaaaaaagattaCAACAATATGATTCTATAATTGATTTTAATgcaaataaaaatattataataacagAAGATGTCAcagaaaaagaaaaagaaaaaaaaaaaaaaaaaaaattaaattacACATTCTATGATGTAGGTATATATGATAACtttattaacatatatttaaaatataatgatattaattATACTACTGACCATCAAGCCAAATATATACCTATGAtacttttctttttaaataatgtaaatgttgatctatataattgttataaaaaaaggatGACATGtgatcataataatattgtaaaTCAAAACTCGAATATTATATCAGAGCAAAAAAATAAACTCCTTTCAACATATAATATGTCAAATGTGTTTTCTCCTGATCAAATggtaataaataaaaaaatggatCAACAACAAAAAGACACATCATGtagtataaataatgtatatgatgatgataataataataataataataataatgattttATTATTGAAAACAATCCACTTGTTAATTCCAATTCATCTATCAAAGATAATACTCTCCATTCTAGACAAAACCACGACGTGtctaataaaataaaatatctaAAAGAAGATcatataaaagataatgaaaataattatatagatGTTCATGCTgatgataaagaaaaaacatCAAATGTAAAACAAATTCTTTAcgtaaataaatataatgacaaattaaaaaaattaataagAACGTTCTTCTTACATTGCCCAACAGGTACAGGcaaaacatttatatatctacTACCCCTCTTCCAAGAAATTAgtaattttaattttttacaatacgaaaaaaatcaaatacaaaaaaataaatcatatgatgaaaataatttattcCATAAACACAAATTCTTTTATGctaataaaaatataaatgaacaACTCACCTCCTTCGTTTGTGTAAATAAAACAGAAGAACAAGCTTTTATTAATTACAATATGGAAAGAATGAAACACATATTCAActatttaataaatcaaaataaaaaatctAATCTAAAAACAGAAAACAAGGCAAATgattctttaaaaaatgagaaaaCATATAACtttgatgaaaaaaaaaaaaaaaaaaaaaaaaaaaaagatattttattaattacatataataaagaacTTGCTGTTcaaatatatgaattatataaagatataataaattctttttataaatcatatgatgcttcattttttaaaaataataattcaatCATATATCCCAGCTCCATACAAAAAGACGTACACATGcttatagaaaaaataaatatcaaTTTTAAAGCaaaattaaatatgaatgttcatttattaataggaggaaataatattaaatatcAGCTTAAAAgtttaaaaaagaaaacaaaaaacaacaacaataataataataataatattaataataataacatagATGAGcataatattaatgataaaCACACAAATGAACAACATATACAATCATCATTTtatgatgaagaaaatattaacatatatattggAACACCAGGAAGATTACATAAATTAATACATGAGAAAAAAATCAtcaaattaaataatatatctacAGTCATATTTGATGaatatgatttttttttcaacTCAATGAAAGTAAAAAACAATCATAAAAACAAGGAAAATGTCGTAGAATTAGAAAACCAATTTTTTGCAAAACTATTAAAaagtatttatttaaaaaataaagaagaagatgtacaaaaaaaaaaaattataaaagatacaaataatatacaacaatataaaaataacatcTCAGTTGTAAATGTTATTTGTTGTAGTGCTACATCGGCGATATATCCATATTTAACATATAcaaaacatattattacaaccaactttttaaataatttatattctgaatttattaatgataaatatataacagATCAAAATCATAAAGAAAGGAAACAAATTCAAAATGAGCATGTTACAACAAGTGATACTTCTatcacaaaaaaaaaaaaagaaattctaaataatgaaaataataataataataataatgatgataattatagttgtagtagtagtagtagtagtagtGGTGATGGTGATGATGATTTACATTTAAAtcatcaaaaaaataacgacacaaaacaaacaaataattcatttatcAATTATAAAAGAGAGCAAATCATGTTAAACgatttatttaaaataaacaGTATTGTAAATATGccaaaaaatttaatacACCTAAACTATTgttatgataaaaaaaacaaagaaagaaataataatgcTACCAGTAATTTCTTAAGAGTTCTCTTTTCTAACCCACTCAACAAAAACGTTTTGGTTTTCTGCAACACCAAG aaaaaaGTGTTAGACTTATGGAGTCTTTTCAGAAACCGATTTGACGTTGACATTCAGACGATATTTTCTCAGAAAGATAAAGGgaaaaagaagatattcaaggatataaattatgctaatttttttaaaaacgATTTGAttgattataaaaatttaaaaaagtaCGTCaactttttatttatatcaacAAATTTGTTATATAGGGGTATCAATTGTATGGGTTTCACGacaattataaattatgaCATGCCTTTTG ACACAACAGAATATGTACATAGATGCGGACGAATAGGAAGAATAAACAACAAGGGGGCtataataaacatttttgaaaaaaaaatgaaaagaaattataacaaagaaatattcaataaattaaatataaaaacatatgATATTGACTgttatatgaataatatgtttacctttaaggaaaaaataaaaagataa
- a CDS encoding parasite-infected erythrocyte surface protein, producing MIKKTTRLVFYLYMTIWCLFIDKCQNSETNNNNYNDYYNNYLSKIHSFKSPFNVENLENGWNIDYSSVSSNKHVVLIPSIYNRRGVLYNKNPIKSDNFIIEFNFFIERKYYKENIDQKYYKDENKDVHEIVYKTKSDEKLNTSNKTNNKNQKEIKRNGFALWLLKDEFIIKEANSDVNLVLEEEEYNIFGYKNVFNGIGILFQLKNNNNNNNNNNNNSDILNVSMVVNNGNESINPDDSNIFKNIPIDMIMINNLIHTKIICNKKEITIAFYYPKSNNYINTLIMKQDIARENYIAFTSFNYKEDDNKQYNQNKNVYVPTFVGIKQILTFNLNNINDINNNNNNNNYNKDISANDINTSVNEILNHMNPQNNNINQTIDVLKSITTLLQKFMTYQINSEKKLLQNIDMLNQKLEYVQSELKIIKKNLINQTEDPKNLQKIFSTELTGLKNLFHTHTQHHKKNIEDITNKLTKKIEKNNELKLLTEKAHKLEQIINKGNSSVYILCLVFALLIIFTLILIYKKIRDVEKKHIL from the coding sequence atgataaaaaaaacgACAAGATTGGTGTTCTACCTTTATATGACTATATGGTGTTTGTTCATTGACAAATGTCAAAACAGCGAgacaaataataataattataatgattactacaataattatttatcaAAGATTCATTCGTTTAAGTCTCCTTTCAATGTAGAAAATTTAGAAAATGGTTGGAATATTGATTATTCTAGTGTGAGTTCAAATAAACATGTCGTATTAATACCAAGCATATATAACAGAAGAGGTGTTCTTTATAATAAGAATCCTATAAAGTCTGacaattttattattgaatttaatttctttatagaaagaaaatattacaaagaaaatattgatcagaaatattataaagatgaaaataaagatgTACATGaaattgtatataaaaCCAAATCTGATGAAAAATTGAATACATctaataaaacaaataataaaaatcaaAAGGAAATAAAACGAAATGGATTCGCTTTATGGCTATTAAAGGatgaatttattattaaagaAGCTAACAGTGATGTAAATCTTGTCTTAGAAGAAGAGGagtataatatatttggatataaaaatgtttttaatGGTATAggtattttatttcaactaaaaaataataacaacaataataataataataataataatagtgatATTTTAAACGTATCTATGGTTGTAAACAACGGAAATGAATCTATAAATCCAGACGATTcaaacatttttaaaaatataccTATTGATATGATTATgattaataatttaatacacacaaaaattatttgtaataaaaaggaaataacCATTGCCTTTTATTATCCTAAGagtaataattatattaatactTTAATTATGAAACAAGATATAGCTAGAGAAAATTATATAGCTTTTACATCTTTCAATTATAAAgaagatgataataaacaatacaaccaaaataaaaatgtttatGTTCCTACATTTGTTGgaataaaacaaatattaacatttaatctgaataatataaatgatataaataataataataataataataattataataaagatatatcAGCTAATGATATCAATACATCCGTCAATGAGATATTAAATCATATGAATCcacaaaataataatatcaatcAAACAATAGATGTATTAAAATCTATAACGACATTGTTACAAAAATTTATGACATATCAAATAAACAGTGAAAAAAAACTATTACAAAATATAGATATGTTAAATCAAAAATTAGAATATGTACAATCtgaattaaaaattataaaaaaaaatttaataaatcaaaCAGAAGATCcaaaaaatttacaaaaaattttttcaaCAGAATTAACTGGTCTAAAAAATCTATTCCACACACATACACAAcatcataaaaaaaatattgaagatattacaaataaattaacaaaaaaaattgaaaaaaataatgaattaaaattattaacaGAAAAAGCTCATAAACTAGAACAAATTATTAACAAAGGAAATTCATcagtatatatattatgtttagTATTTGCTTTATTAATCATATTTactttaatattaatatataaaaaaataagagatgtagaaaaaaaacacatcctataa
- a CDS encoding thrombospondin-related sporozoite protein produces MLMRISRYFFLLYLIKAHLDSFSRYGTRFRESTLETYIDSGDVTYNNFIINKRLLKEHSHCDAWSEWSACSKTCDYGVKIRVRISTDEKKSQGCQNITESTICHIQICPETYEEAEKTYLHNKENEQKKKLKTKYILIFTIFSVINIIVLLICLILSIKKKII; encoded by the exons ATGCTTATGAGAATTTCaagatatttttttcttttgtatTTAATAAAGGCACATCTTG ATTCGTTTTCAAGATATGGGACCCGCTTTCGAGAGTCAACACTTGAAACATATAT AGATAGTGGTGATGTgacatataataattttattataaacaaAAGATTACTTAAAGAACATTCACACTGTGATGCGTGGTCTGAGTGGAGTGCATGTTCTAAAACATGTGACTATGGAGTAAAAATCCGAGTAAGAATAAGCACAGATGAAAAGAAATCACAAGGGTGTCAGAATATCACAGAGTCTACAATATGTCATATACAAATATGTCCTGAGACTTATGAAGAAGCAGAAAAAACTTATTTACACAATAAAGAAAAcgaacaaaaaaaaaaattaaaaacaaaatatattttaatctttactattttttctgtaattaatattatagtCTTATTAATATGTCTTATCTTATcaatcaaaaaaaaaattatctaa
- a CDS encoding putative L-seryl-tRNA(Sec) kinase, protein MNFVLLFYGPPCSGKDKFINYLLKRNKVIYLFLYFFVNIKNETECSYKQNVEEKNFFIKIIKYYYQIKEREQKNILRTIRRKEDNIAPSFSFLIFLTRHFLNIINKKSSIFILNKYKNAQNETFDRLEGKKKHHKNSRKKIKRKNNNQINNNHKYNKIYKKFFYKPYIHKYNKKMFFIFYKKIYKFIKYFKKFLTYNFNTYIYYISTDQIENLFYHNTNNIIDAFKRQQIERIDTNNCHVCTLNKSKFYIFHKKDKKINGNIFYPVFKKSNIINKNDTVFIKLKKTNKKEKKKQNKKPTSYNQIKYWNLSREIAYEYCKNIMRRGGTQNRIIILNDTFHLPSMRKEYYILTKKYPYNYIQTYINTPLATCLNRNKKRVKFKYISSKTIIRNYKCHKKYSIQSKQQKYLSKMIHVVKSKYKWQEKILSLQVNTFYKKYKTKKSKLVHILRFIYNHFDNFKNMDTIKIRKHDKKKNDMNANKLNILNVTINKIIHEKLKNLPNEKKNEYAKRFHVIKLEILKECRMNKMITPEYIDKKLDIS, encoded by the exons ATGAATTTTGTTCTACTCTTTTATGGTCCACCTTGTAGCGGTAAAGATAAATTCATAAATTACTTGCTTAAAAGAAATAAGGTGATTTActtatttctttatttttttgtaaacataaaaaatgaaacaGAATGTTCCTACAAACAAAATGTAgaggaaaaaaattttttcatcaaaataataaaatattattatcaaataaaGGAGAGAGAACAAAAGAACATATTAAGAACAATAAGAAGAAAGGAAGATAATATAGCACCCTCgttttcatttttaatatttctaactagacattttttaaatatcattaataaaaaatcatctatttttattcttaataaatataaaaatgcACAAAATGAAACGTTTGATCGTTTAgagggaaaaaaaaaacatcATAAGAACagtagaaaaaaaataaaaagaaaaaataataatcagataaataataatcataaatataataaaatatataaaaagttcttttataaaccatatatacataaatataataaaaaaatgttttttattttttacaaaaaaatatataaattcataaaatattttaaaaaatttttaacttataattttaatacatacatatattatatatcaaCAGATCAAATAGAAAACTTATTTTATCACAACACGAACAATATTATAGATGCATTTAAAAGACAACAAATTGAAAGAATCGATACTAATAATTGTCATGTATGTAcattaaataaatcaaaattttatatattccacaagaaagataaaaaaataaatggaaatatcttttatccagtttttaaaaaatcaaacataataaataaaaatgatactgtttttataaaattaaaaaaaacaaacaaaaaagaaaagaaaaaacaaaacaaaaaacCAACAAGCTATAATCAAATAAAGTATTGGAACCTGTCTAGAGAAATAGCATATGAATATTGCAAGAATATAATGAGAAGGGGAGGAACACAAAatagaattattatattaaatgatacATTTCATTTACCTTCCATGagaaaagaatattatattcttactaaaaaat atccttataattatattcagacatatataaatactCCACTTGCTACATGTCTTAATAGAAATAAGAAGAGGGTaaaattcaaatatatttcttcaaaaactattattagaaattataaatgtcataaaaaatattctatCCAATCAAAGcaacaaaaatatttgtcAAAAATGATACATGTAGTcaaatcaaaatataaatggcaagaaaaaatattatcactTCAAGTTAATACCTTctacaaaaaatataaaactaAGAAGAGTAAA CTAGTACATATTCTTCGCTTTATTTACAACCATTTTGATAATTTCAAAAATATGgatacaataaaaataagaaaacATGATAAGAAGAAAAACGATATGAACGCCAACAAAttaaat ATTCTCAATGTAacaattaataaaataatacatgaaaaattaaaaaacCTACCAAATg aaaagaaaaacGAATATGCCAAAAGGTTTCATGTCATTAAATTGGAAATATTAAAAg AGTGCCGAATGAATAAAATGATTACTCCAgaatatatagataaaaaatTGGACATATCTTAA
- a CDS encoding actin-related protein, which produces MNDDYVNNIYPNQPVIIDNGTGYIKSGFAGEDIPSLVFPSYVGRPKYKRVMAGAVEGNIFVGNKAEEYRGLLKVTYPINHGIIQNWNDMENIWIHVYNSLKINSDEHPILLTEAPLNPQKNKEKIAEVFFETFNVPALFISMQAILSLYSCGKTNGTVLDCGDGVCHCVSIYEGYNITNTITRTDVAGRDITNYLSYLLRKNGHLFNTSSEMEVVKNMKENCCYVSFNMSKEKNSSEKSVTTLPYILPDGSQILIGSERYRAPEVLFNPSILGLEYLGLSELIVTSITRADMDLRKTLYSHIVLSGGTTLFQGFGDRLLNEIRKFAPKDITIRISAPPERKFSTFIGGSILASLATFKKIWISKQEFDEYGSVILHKKSF; this is translated from the exons atgaaCGACgattatgtaaataatatttatcCTAATCAGCCTGTTATAATAGACAATGGAACTGGATATATAAAGAGTGGGTTTGCTGGGGAGGACATACCCTCACTTGTATTTCCATCtta TGTAGGGAGACCAAAATATAAACGTGTGATGGCAGGAGCTGTTGAGGGTAATATATTCGTAGGGAATAAAGCC gAAGAATATAGAGGTCTTTTAAAAGTAACTTATCCTATTAATCATGGAATCATTCAGAATTGGAATGATATGGAGAATATATGGATTCATGtttataattctttaaaaattaattcaGACGAG CACCCTATCCTATTAACTGAAGCACCTTTAAACCctcaaaaaaataaagaaaagaTTGCTGAAGTTTTTTTTGAGACCTTCAATGTACCTGCTTTGTTTATTTCTATGCAAGCcattttatctttatattcTTGTGGAAAGACTAATGGAACAGTCTTAGATTGTGGTGATGGTGTATGTCATTGTGTGTCTATATATGAAG gATATAATATAACCAATACAATAACAAGAACAGACGTCGCAGGGAGAGATATAACAAACTACCTAAGCTATTTGTTAAGAAAAAATGGACACTTATTTAATACATCTTCAGAAATGGAAGTTGTTAAGAATATGAAAGAAAACTGTTGTTATGtttcttttaatatgaGCAAAGAAAAAAACTCTTCAGAAAAATCTGTTACTACTTTGCCGTATATACTCCCGGACGGATCTCAAATATTG ATTGGATCGGAGAGATATAGGGCACCGGAAGTTTTGTTCAATCCTTCCATTTTAGGATTAGAATATTTGg GTCTTTCTGAATTAATCGTAACATCAATAACAAGGGCTGATATGGATCTTAGAAAAACTTTATATTCTCATATTGTATTATCAGGAGGAACTACATTATTCCAAG GATTTGGAGATCGCTTGTTAAACGAAATAAGAAAATTTGCTCCCAAGGATATAAca ATAAGAATTAGTGCCCCTCCTGAACGTAAATTCAGTACATTCATTGGAGGATCGATTTTAGCCTCCTTAGCAActttcaaaaaaatatggataTCCAAACAA GAATTTGATGAATACGGGTCAGttatattacataaaaagtctttttga